A genomic stretch from Bradyrhizobium quebecense includes:
- a CDS encoding E2/UBC family protein — MSNENESPPNGEGEEPHRHHEGGQAGHHHHGAHEHHHSHHEVWKLNVQGVIIESRKPEIVVREAIQQAGFNPDMPWIIVLKVAGEPKREVALSFVIDLRHKGIEKLRLTPRQINNGEICGQRRIAFAMLPQDEALLDRLGFVWETVVDAGRRWLIIRNYPLPPGYRVATATIGIEVPVSYPGAQLDMFYCHPPLALSSGAAIPQTQQIETVIGLPFQRWSRHRQWDSARDTLATHLALVDESLHREVGQ; from the coding sequence ATGAGCAACGAGAACGAATCCCCTCCGAACGGTGAGGGCGAAGAGCCTCATCGTCACCACGAGGGTGGCCAAGCCGGTCACCACCACCATGGCGCGCATGAGCATCATCATTCGCATCATGAGGTGTGGAAACTGAATGTTCAAGGCGTCATCATCGAGTCGCGGAAGCCCGAGATTGTCGTGCGGGAGGCGATCCAGCAAGCCGGCTTCAACCCCGATATGCCGTGGATCATCGTGCTCAAGGTGGCGGGCGAGCCGAAGCGGGAGGTGGCTCTCTCCTTTGTTATCGACCTGCGCCACAAGGGCATCGAGAAACTCCGCCTCACCCCGCGGCAGATCAACAACGGGGAGATTTGCGGGCAGCGCCGCATTGCTTTTGCGATGCTGCCGCAGGACGAGGCGCTTCTCGACCGCCTTGGCTTCGTATGGGAAACCGTGGTCGATGCTGGCCGCCGCTGGCTGATCATCCGCAACTATCCGCTTCCGCCGGGGTATCGGGTTGCGACGGCGACGATCGGCATCGAGGTGCCGGTCAGCTATCCGGGCGCCCAGCTCGATATGTTCTACTGCCATCCGCCGCTCGCGCTTTCCTCGGGCGCGGCAATCCCGCAGACGCAGCAGATCGAGACGGTCATCGGCTTGCCGTTTCAGCGGTGGTCGCGCCACCGCCAGTGGGACTCGGCGCGCGACACGCTGGCGACCCACCTCGCTCTCGTCGATGAATCTTTGCACCGCGAGGTAGGGCAATGA
- a CDS encoding TM0106 family RecB-like putative nuclease has translation MPSLSASRLNDYLGCPHQAALWLAGIKPAEDADATLQLIRDKGFEHEAAVLARLEERFGPAEHIPSDASLADRTRLTREAITRGAKLIYQGALIKDAWLGYPDFLVRNGDDGATTFEPEDAKLARSAKGEYVLQLGIYAELLEELFGIPVQGGVIHVAAGEPVPFDLRRTRFILRRLMRSFERFVAKEKRATKPRPCAACPQCDYKARCESEWREADSPFFVAGVSGAQVTKLAAAGVTTLAQLAALPANAKVDGMGTETLEKLSAQARLQGAARASGQHGFELLPYARGRGFAMLPVPDGGDLYFDMEGDPLAGEGLEYLFGIYGRLNGSHEPAFQPIWAHNPADEKVAFEKLMRLLIEQVRRHPNAHIYHYAAYETTALKRLAMRYATMEAELDQLLRERRFVDLYRAVVQAMRASTESYSIKDLEALYWRARSGEVRTASDSIVEYERWCLTKDNAILDSIAAYNKDDCVSTAQLHAWLEKLRPPGINLEIVDDTAGEKREQSAERAQLEVRKQALAVAVRTCPHGDARMRDLIAELLWFHQRSQKPGWWALFERQAWSEDELVDDAESLGGLQRDTSKAPVPVKRSFDTAFVFPPQDTKLKVGDMPRIAETIGSAGTIIEISAEDGRVVLRRGAKAPVMPDRFSLVPAPINLQGVPEAVLDFANRFVSGASQEDQALLDILMRSTPRLKGRTTGLPIRQPDEPLTDAVIRAVADLDHSYLFIQGPPGTGKTYTAALAIVTLLKAGKRVGVSSNSHKAINKLLAEVDARAAEAQFRFKGAKKGNDGKPETEYDSTNIVTVVKSEDVMPQHSLVGGTVFHFCRDDQRNEYDYLFIDEAGQVSLGNLVAMGAAAANIVLVGDQMQLPQPVQGVHPGETGLSSLEYLLEDRATVPEDRGILLNESRRLHPALCRFISNAIYDGRLGSHPSTEARYLRLRPDAPGALRPAGLSFVPVGHDGCTQSSRAEAEAIAELVQALLAQEVIRDGSASPLTLDDILVVAPYNLQVNLLKQLLPSGSHVGTVDKFQGQEAAVVIVSMTTSKGVEAPRGTEFLFNPNRFNVAVSRAQCLALVVHGAQLLEGAWTKIDDLRRLNLFAHAESIALNRP, from the coding sequence ATGCCTTCGCTTTCCGCCTCACGCCTCAATGATTATCTCGGCTGCCCACACCAGGCCGCGCTTTGGCTTGCCGGCATCAAGCCGGCCGAGGACGCGGACGCGACCTTGCAACTCATCCGCGACAAGGGCTTCGAACATGAGGCCGCCGTGCTGGCGCGGCTCGAAGAGCGCTTCGGTCCTGCCGAGCACATCCCTTCGGATGCCAGTCTCGCCGACCGCACTCGCCTGACGCGAGAAGCCATCACGCGCGGTGCGAAGTTGATATATCAGGGCGCGCTTATCAAGGATGCGTGGCTCGGCTATCCCGACTTCCTGGTGCGAAACGGAGATGACGGCGCGACCACCTTCGAGCCCGAGGACGCGAAGCTCGCGCGGTCGGCCAAAGGGGAATATGTCCTGCAACTTGGGATCTATGCCGAATTGCTGGAAGAGCTGTTCGGCATCCCCGTGCAGGGCGGCGTCATCCACGTCGCAGCCGGCGAACCGGTGCCCTTCGATCTGCGGCGCACACGCTTTATTCTCCGGCGGCTGATGCGCAGCTTCGAGCGCTTCGTCGCCAAAGAGAAACGCGCCACCAAGCCGCGACCCTGCGCCGCCTGCCCCCAATGCGACTACAAGGCGCGCTGCGAATCCGAATGGCGCGAAGCCGACAGTCCATTTTTCGTGGCAGGCGTCAGCGGGGCACAGGTCACAAAACTCGCGGCGGCCGGCGTCACCACGCTCGCGCAGTTGGCGGCTCTGCCGGCGAACGCCAAAGTCGATGGCATGGGTACAGAAACGCTGGAGAAGCTGTCGGCGCAAGCCCGCCTTCAGGGCGCGGCCCGCGCGAGCGGCCAGCACGGCTTCGAACTGCTACCTTACGCACGCGGGCGCGGCTTTGCGATGCTTCCCGTCCCCGACGGCGGCGATCTCTACTTCGATATGGAGGGCGATCCTCTGGCAGGCGAAGGGCTCGAATACCTGTTCGGCATCTACGGTCGCTTGAACGGCTCGCACGAGCCGGCCTTCCAGCCCATCTGGGCGCATAATCCCGCCGATGAGAAGGTGGCGTTTGAAAAGCTGATGCGCCTTCTCATCGAACAGGTGCGGCGCCATCCGAACGCGCACATCTATCATTACGCCGCCTACGAGACGACCGCCCTCAAGCGCCTTGCCATGCGTTACGCGACGATGGAAGCGGAGCTCGATCAACTCTTGCGCGAGCGCCGTTTCGTCGATCTCTACCGGGCCGTCGTACAGGCGATGCGCGCATCGACCGAGAGCTATTCGATCAAGGACCTCGAAGCTCTTTATTGGCGCGCGCGTAGCGGCGAGGTACGCACGGCTTCCGACAGCATCGTCGAATACGAGCGTTGGTGCCTGACCAAAGACAACGCCATCCTCGATTCGATTGCCGCCTACAACAAGGACGACTGTGTTTCGACGGCACAGCTGCACGCCTGGCTTGAGAAGCTGCGTCCGCCCGGCATCAATCTTGAGATTGTCGACGATACTGCCGGCGAGAAACGCGAGCAGTCGGCCGAGCGCGCCCAGCTTGAGGTCCGCAAGCAGGCTCTTGCGGTGGCCGTGCGGACCTGTCCCCATGGCGACGCGCGCATGCGCGACCTTATCGCCGAGCTGTTGTGGTTCCACCAGCGCTCGCAGAAGCCAGGCTGGTGGGCTCTCTTCGAGCGGCAGGCCTGGTCGGAAGATGAGCTGGTTGACGACGCCGAAAGCCTCGGCGGCCTTCAACGCGACACCTCGAAAGCGCCTGTGCCGGTCAAACGGTCATTTGACACGGCATTCGTCTTTCCGCCGCAGGACACCAAGCTCAAAGTTGGCGACATGCCGCGCATTGCCGAAACGATCGGCAGTGCCGGCACGATCATCGAGATTTCAGCGGAAGATGGCCGTGTCGTGCTTCGACGCGGCGCGAAGGCTCCAGTCATGCCGGACCGTTTCAGCCTGGTTCCGGCACCGATCAATTTGCAAGGCGTCCCGGAGGCCGTTCTGGACTTCGCCAATCGCTTCGTCAGTGGAGCGAGCCAGGAAGATCAGGCACTGCTCGATATTCTGATGCGCAGCACCCCGCGCTTGAAGGGCCGAACGACCGGATTGCCGATACGCCAGCCGGACGAGCCATTGACCGACGCTGTGATCCGCGCCGTCGCCGATCTCGACCATAGCTATCTCTTCATCCAAGGACCGCCCGGAACGGGCAAGACCTATACGGCCGCGCTGGCGATCGTCACGCTGCTCAAGGCCGGCAAGCGCGTCGGTGTTTCCTCGAACTCGCACAAGGCGATCAACAAGCTGCTTGCCGAGGTTGATGCGCGCGCCGCCGAGGCGCAATTCCGCTTTAAGGGCGCCAAGAAGGGCAACGACGGCAAACCCGAGACTGAATACGACAGCACCAACATCGTGACGGTCGTTAAATCGGAGGATGTGATGCCGCAGCACAGCCTCGTCGGTGGGACTGTGTTTCATTTCTGCCGCGACGATCAGCGCAACGAGTATGACTATCTGTTTATCGACGAGGCCGGACAGGTGTCGCTTGGCAATCTCGTCGCGATGGGGGCCGCCGCGGCCAATATCGTGCTGGTGGGCGATCAAATGCAGCTTCCCCAGCCGGTCCAGGGCGTGCATCCGGGCGAGACCGGCCTCTCAAGCCTTGAGTACCTTCTGGAGGACCGCGCCACAGTGCCGGAGGACCGCGGCATCCTTCTGAACGAGAGCCGCCGCCTGCATCCGGCACTCTGCCGATTTATTTCCAATGCGATTTATGATGGACGCCTCGGCTCGCATCCATCGACGGAGGCCCGATACCTGCGCCTTCGGCCCGATGCTCCTGGTGCGCTTCGGCCGGCTGGATTGTCCTTTGTCCCGGTCGGGCATGATGGCTGCACTCAGTCAAGCCGCGCCGAGGCCGAGGCGATTGCCGAGCTCGTGCAGGCGCTGTTGGCGCAAGAGGTCATTAGGGATGGCAGCGCGTCGCCCCTCACCCTCGACGATATTCTGGTCGTCGCTCCCTATAACTTGCAAGTGAACCTTCTAAAGCAGCTCTTGCCGTCGGGCTCTCACGTGGGCACGGTGGACAAGTTTCAGGGGCAGGAAGCCGCGGTCGTGATCGTCTCGATGACGACATCCAAAGGTGTCGAGGCGCCGCGCGGCACCGAATTCCTGTTCAATCCAAACCGCTTCAACGTTGCCGTAAGCCGTGCGCAATGCTTGGCTCTTGTCGTTCATGGCGCCCAGCTGCTCGAAGGCGCGTGGACGAAGATCGACGACCTTCGCCGCCTGAATCTATTTGCTCACGCCGAATCAATCGCGCTGAACCGACCGTGA
- the istA gene encoding IS21 family transposase, with amino-acid sequence MLVVETIGKIRRAYFVDGRPIKAICRELGVSRKVVRKVIRSQATEFRYERETQPLPKMGAWSAELDRLLAGNESKAARERLTLIRLFEELRGLGYAGGYDAVRRYARRWTKERGTSTASAYVPLSFAPGEAYQFDWSHEVVLLSGTTVMVKAAHVRLCHSRMLFVRAYPRETQEMVFDAHDRAFALFKGTCTRGIYDNMKTAVETIFVGKGRLYNRRFLQMCSHYLVDPVACTPASGWEKGQVENQVGLVRERLFTPRLRFKNLDELNAWLLDKCIAYAKAHRHPELVDQTIWDVFEAERPKLVPYAGRFDGFHAVTASVSKTCLVRFDNNKYSVAASAVGRPVEVQAYADRIVIRQDGRIVAEHPRSFGRGDTVYDPWHYVPVLARKPGALRNGAPFKDWVLPAAIERIRRKLASTDDGNRQMVDILTAVLTDGLSAVEAACAEALSHSVHSADVVLNILARQREPAPPANIMTPAALTLRHAPIADCARYDNLRRTI; translated from the coding sequence ATGCTGGTGGTGGAGACGATTGGTAAGATCCGTCGCGCCTACTTTGTTGATGGTCGTCCGATCAAGGCGATCTGCCGAGAACTTGGCGTATCGCGGAAGGTGGTTCGCAAGGTCATTCGTTCTCAAGCGACGGAGTTCCGGTACGAGCGCGAGACGCAGCCGCTCCCGAAGATGGGTGCCTGGAGTGCCGAGCTTGATCGGTTGCTGGCAGGGAATGAGAGCAAGGCGGCGCGGGAACGGCTGACGCTGATCCGGCTATTCGAGGAACTCCGCGGCCTGGGTTATGCCGGCGGCTATGATGCGGTTCGTCGATACGCCCGACGGTGGACCAAGGAACGCGGCACCTCGACAGCGTCGGCTTATGTGCCGCTGAGCTTTGCACCAGGCGAAGCCTACCAGTTCGACTGGAGCCACGAGGTGGTCCTGCTGAGCGGCACCACGGTGATGGTGAAGGCTGCTCATGTTCGGCTCTGTCACAGTCGCATGCTGTTCGTGCGGGCCTATCCGCGGGAGACGCAGGAGATGGTGTTCGACGCCCACGACCGGGCATTCGCCCTGTTCAAAGGCACCTGCACCCGCGGCATCTACGACAACATGAAGACCGCGGTGGAGACGATCTTTGTCGGTAAAGGCCGTCTCTACAATCGCCGCTTCCTGCAGATGTGCAGCCACTATCTGGTCGATCCGGTCGCCTGTACGCCAGCGTCGGGCTGGGAGAAGGGGCAGGTCGAGAACCAGGTCGGGCTGGTCCGGGAGCGCCTCTTCACGCCGCGGCTGCGGTTCAAAAACCTCGACGAGTTAAACGCCTGGCTGCTCGACAAGTGCATCGCCTACGCCAAGGCTCATCGCCATCCGGAGCTGGTCGATCAGACGATCTGGGACGTGTTCGAAGCCGAACGCCCCAAACTCGTTCCCTATGCCGGCCGCTTCGACGGCTTCCATGCGGTGACAGCATCGGTCTCGAAGACCTGCCTGGTGCGCTTCGACAACAACAAGTACTCGGTCGCAGCCAGTGCAGTCGGACGACCGGTCGAGGTTCAAGCCTATGCCGATCGCATCGTGATCCGTCAGGATGGACGTATCGTTGCCGAGCACCCGCGATCCTTTGGCCGCGGCGATACCGTCTACGACCCCTGGCATTATGTGCCGGTGCTCGCCCGCAAACCCGGCGCCTTGCGCAACGGTGCTCCCTTCAAAGACTGGGTGCTGCCGGCCGCGATCGAGCGGATCCGGCGCAAGCTGGCCAGCACCGACGATGGCAATCGGCAGATGGTCGACATCCTCACCGCGGTGCTGACTGACGGTCTGTCCGCGGTGGAAGCGGCTTGTGCCGAAGCGCTCAGTCACAGCGTCCATTCCGCCGATGTCGTTCTCAATATCCTGGCCCGTCAACGTGAACCCGCCCCACCGGCCAACATCATGACGCCGGCCGCACTGACGCTCCGTCATGCACCGATCGCCGATTGTGCCCGCTACGACAACCTCCGGAGGACCATCTGA
- a CDS encoding helix-turn-helix transcriptional regulator, translated as MRYDKTRNILELARALASSAEGLTLDEMCEVTGCERRTVERMRDTIRTVFPQMEEVPDHPKKRFHIPRGLDGFFQDPTTEELSDLGVVVAELSESGATARATSLGGLEKKIRAAMRHGRRRATETDVEALLRAERIAMQAGPRPTEDPAVLMILRRALLEMKMLRFIYHGGSRPGASRDVAPYGIIFGRMNYLIGADAGTAKPKHWRLDRIEQLECLDETASPPADFNLAVFANTAFAYFEGEQEDVVLHILPSGLEDFKNHRFHSTQTVDAHPDGGLIVRFRASGMLELAWHLFTWGNKVEIVEPLSLRQQITTELRAALAHHEEPLRFAYVADPKKAS; from the coding sequence ATGCGTTATGATAAAACCCGAAACATCCTGGAATTGGCACGGGCCCTGGCTAGCAGCGCCGAGGGTCTGACGCTGGACGAGATGTGCGAGGTGACGGGATGCGAGCGACGCACTGTTGAGCGCATGCGGGACACCATCCGCACGGTGTTCCCACAGATGGAAGAAGTTCCGGATCACCCGAAGAAGCGGTTCCATATTCCGAGGGGGCTCGACGGCTTCTTCCAGGACCCGACGACCGAAGAGCTGAGCGATCTTGGCGTCGTTGTTGCCGAGCTCAGCGAGTCCGGAGCAACCGCGCGCGCTACGTCGCTCGGCGGGCTTGAGAAGAAAATCCGCGCAGCCATGCGGCACGGGCGCCGCCGCGCCACCGAGACGGATGTTGAGGCTTTGCTGCGCGCCGAACGCATCGCGATGCAGGCGGGACCGCGGCCGACGGAGGACCCGGCCGTTCTCATGATCCTTCGCCGTGCGCTTCTGGAGATGAAAATGTTGCGCTTCATCTATCATGGCGGCTCAAGGCCGGGGGCTTCGCGCGACGTCGCCCCTTACGGCATCATCTTCGGCCGAATGAATTATCTGATCGGCGCCGATGCCGGCACGGCCAAGCCGAAGCACTGGCGGCTCGACCGGATCGAACAGCTCGAATGCCTGGACGAGACTGCGTCGCCTCCGGCGGACTTTAACCTCGCGGTGTTCGCCAACACGGCTTTCGCCTATTTCGAGGGCGAACAGGAAGACGTAGTCTTGCATATCCTCCCGAGCGGCCTGGAGGATTTCAAAAACCATCGGTTTCATTCAACCCAGACCGTCGATGCGCACCCCGATGGCGGCCTCATCGTGCGCTTCCGCGCCAGTGGCATGCTGGAGCTGGCGTGGCATCTCTTCACCTGGGGCAACAAGGTCGAGATCGTCGAGCCGCTTTCCCTGCGCCAGCAGATCACCACCGAATTGCGCGCCGCACTGGCGCATCACGAAGAACCCCTGCGTTTCGCCTACGTCGCTGACCCGAAGAAAGCATCCTAG
- a CDS encoding DEAD/DEAH box helicase codes for MTWPVDTGDLGERLDLRNDRVSSEDALRQQRTIAEILRRLGNQPGIVLADEVGMGKTFVALGVAMKAALSDRGKRPVVIMVPASLHEKWPRDFKVFVDRAIQRSDDKALRAKPVASALEFFRLIDSEARNRPQIIFLKHGAFHVQNIDQWVRLALIKRAISGIHLGEKRNALPRFAADLLRTKSSYNDPELFAKLLRIPNREWRLVINEHYRARPDLQLHDTPIPEAIQKVLDSSDIDVAELRDCLRELPARESAFINERLERARRAINDALRTMWPSTLAKARFRSPLLIMDEAHHLKNPATRLASLFVTDEAREDAGTITGALEGSFERMMFLTATPFQLGHHELLNVIDRFRGVAWKTMPHYTKEQFEAELEALGKTLDCAQHRAAELDKRWASLREGDLVDKSGREVSIDDWWQSAAADSKDRPERIQMVMRSFHQAQAAMKEAEAPLRKWVVRHLRDPMLPGTNVPRRSRHSGRALSLSLEGDGGLPVGDEALLPFLLAARAQAVVVREGIKAGRATFAEGLASSYEAFLETRRNGSSHEDEEQELKAALPGQLVNRYVEKLTTALPDEAAYAQHPKIAPLIARVLDLWRHREKVVVFCHYRETGRAIVRHLSAALERQLWSDAAQRFGLEQEAVRKAVADFGARFDTNGGMRQPLHEELARRLAPYVELSSEERNHIQDVVRRFVRTPLFVARHFDIDARSGESTLREAFGTRDLSGISLGEKIDSFLKFIARRCSHPERKDYLEALSRMQPGIRGETLRENDDDLSQMKGISVMPNIRLANGLVKQETRQRLMLAFNTPFFPEVLVASSVLAEGVDLHLSCRHVIHHDLSWNPSTLEQRTGRVDRIGAIAETVRKPIEVFLPYVGGTQDEKQFRVVMDRERWFQVLMGADYRTDEHFTEKAAERIPLPVAAARALAFDLSVKSACDARKHEESPIGARQTT; via the coding sequence GTGACTTGGCCCGTTGATACCGGCGATCTCGGCGAGCGTCTCGATCTCAGAAACGATCGCGTCAGCAGCGAGGATGCGTTACGGCAACAGCGAACGATCGCGGAGATTCTGCGCCGGCTCGGCAATCAGCCAGGCATCGTGCTGGCCGATGAAGTTGGCATGGGTAAAACATTTGTCGCGCTTGGCGTTGCGATGAAGGCGGCCCTCTCCGACCGCGGGAAGCGGCCCGTCGTCATCATGGTGCCCGCTTCACTACACGAGAAATGGCCTCGCGATTTTAAGGTATTCGTCGATCGCGCGATCCAGCGCTCCGATGACAAGGCGCTTCGCGCCAAACCTGTTGCGTCAGCGCTCGAATTTTTCCGACTCATCGATAGCGAAGCCAGGAACCGTCCGCAGATCATTTTTCTCAAGCATGGAGCTTTCCATGTGCAGAACATTGATCAGTGGGTACGTCTCGCACTGATCAAGCGCGCGATCAGCGGCATACATCTCGGCGAAAAGCGAAATGCGTTGCCCAGGTTTGCCGCCGACTTGCTGCGAACCAAGTCCTCCTACAATGACCCGGAGCTCTTCGCCAAGCTGCTGCGTATCCCCAATCGAGAATGGCGGCTCGTCATCAACGAACACTATCGGGCCCGCCCCGATCTTCAACTCCATGACACGCCCATTCCCGAGGCGATTCAGAAAGTGCTCGATTCGAGCGACATCGATGTCGCCGAATTGCGCGACTGCTTGCGCGAATTGCCTGCCAGGGAGTCGGCTTTCATCAACGAGCGACTGGAGCGCGCACGCCGCGCGATTAACGATGCGCTGCGAACGATGTGGCCATCGACCCTCGCGAAAGCCCGGTTTCGCTCTCCCCTTCTGATCATGGACGAAGCCCATCATCTGAAAAATCCGGCGACCCGCTTGGCGTCCCTCTTTGTGACCGATGAAGCGCGGGAGGATGCCGGCACCATCACGGGCGCGTTGGAGGGGTCGTTCGAGCGGATGATGTTCTTGACGGCCACGCCATTTCAGCTCGGGCATCATGAACTGCTAAACGTGATCGACCGATTCCGCGGCGTGGCCTGGAAAACGATGCCCCACTACACAAAGGAGCAGTTTGAAGCGGAACTGGAGGCGCTCGGTAAGACACTGGACTGCGCACAACACCGCGCGGCCGAACTCGACAAGCGATGGGCTTCCCTCCGTGAAGGCGATCTCGTCGATAAAAGCGGCCGGGAGGTGTCTATCGACGATTGGTGGCAAAGTGCCGCCGCTGATTCCAAGGATCGCCCGGAACGCATTCAAATGGTCATGCGATCCTTCCATCAGGCCCAGGCCGCGATGAAAGAAGCCGAGGCGCCGCTGCGCAAATGGGTTGTCCGCCACCTGCGCGATCCAATGCTTCCGGGCACCAACGTGCCGCGGCGTTCGCGACATTCCGGCCGGGCGCTTTCTTTGTCGCTCGAAGGCGATGGCGGTCTGCCTGTGGGCGACGAGGCTTTGCTTCCGTTCTTACTCGCCGCTCGTGCCCAGGCTGTGGTTGTGCGCGAAGGCATAAAGGCCGGACGGGCGACATTTGCGGAAGGGCTAGCGTCGAGTTACGAAGCTTTCCTTGAGACGCGACGCAACGGATCGTCCCACGAGGACGAGGAACAGGAACTCAAGGCGGCGCTGCCCGGCCAGCTCGTTAACCGTTACGTTGAGAAGCTGACGACGGCGCTTCCCGATGAAGCTGCTTATGCCCAGCATCCGAAGATTGCCCCGCTGATTGCGCGGGTTCTCGATCTTTGGCGGCACCGCGAGAAAGTGGTGGTCTTCTGTCATTACCGTGAGACCGGGCGAGCCATCGTAAGGCACCTGTCGGCGGCGCTGGAACGACAGCTTTGGAGCGACGCTGCACAAAGATTTGGGCTTGAGCAAGAAGCCGTCCGAAAAGCCGTTGCCGATTTTGGGGCACGCTTCGACACGAATGGGGGCATGCGTCAGCCCTTGCACGAGGAATTGGCTCGGCGCCTCGCGCCTTACGTTGAATTGAGTAGCGAGGAGCGAAATCACATACAGGATGTCGTTCGGCGCTTCGTCCGAACGCCGCTGTTTGTCGCCCGCCACTTCGACATCGACGCGCGCTCAGGCGAATCCACATTGCGGGAGGCGTTCGGCACGCGCGACTTGTCCGGCATCTCCCTGGGCGAGAAGATCGATTCGTTCTTGAAATTCATCGCTAGGCGATGCTCGCATCCTGAGCGAAAGGATTACCTCGAAGCCCTGAGCCGAATGCAGCCGGGGATTCGCGGGGAAACCCTGCGCGAGAATGACGATGATTTGAGCCAGATGAAAGGGATTAGCGTGATGCCCAACATCCGGCTCGCCAACGGGCTGGTGAAGCAAGAGACGCGCCAACGGCTGATGCTAGCTTTTAATACCCCGTTTTTTCCGGAGGTCCTTGTCGCCTCAAGCGTGCTTGCCGAGGGCGTCGATCTCCACCTCAGCTGCCGGCATGTGATCCATCATGATTTAAGCTGGAATCCAAGCACCCTTGAGCAGCGAACGGGCCGTGTCGATAGAATCGGCGCCATAGCCGAAACGGTCCGAAAACCGATCGAGGTTTTCCTTCCGTATGTGGGTGGGACACAGGATGAGAAACAATTTCGTGTCGTCATGGACCGGGAGCGCTGGTTCCAAGTACTGATGGGCGCCGACTATCGAACCGATGAGCACTTTACCGAAAAGGCGGCGGAGCGGATTCCCCTGCCCGTCGCCGCTGCGAGGGCGCTCGCGTTCGACTTATCGGTCAAGTCTGCCTGCGATGCCCGGAAACATGAAGAGTCGCCAATTGGTGCGCGACAGACAACCTAG
- the istA gene encoding IS21 family transposase, whose translation MLVVETIGKIRRAYFVDGRPIKAICRELGVSRKVVRKVIRSQATEFRYERETQPLPKMGAWSAELDRLLAGNESKAARERLTLIRLFEELRGLGYAGGYDAVRRYARRWTKERGTSTASAYVPLSFAPGEAYQFDWSHEVVLLSGTTVMVKAAHVRLCHSRMLFVRAYPRETQEMVFDAHDRAFALFKGTCTRGIYDNMKTAVETIFVGKGRLYNRRFLQMCSHYLVDPVACTPASGWEKGQVENQVGLVRERFFTPRLRFKNLDELNAWLLDKCIAYAKAHRHPELVDQTIWDVFEAERPKLVPYAGRFDGFHAVTASVSKTCLVRFDNNKYSVAASAVGRPVEVQAYADRIVIRQDGRIVAEHPRSFGRGDTVYDPWHYVPVLARKPGALRNGAPFKDWVLPAAIERIRRKLASTDDGNRQMVDILTAVLTDGLSAVEAACAEALSHSVHSADVVLNILARQREPAPPANIMTPAALTLRHAPIADCARYDNLRRTI comes from the coding sequence ATGCTGGTGGTGGAGACGATTGGTAAGATCCGTCGCGCCTACTTTGTTGATGGTCGTCCGATCAAGGCGATCTGCCGAGAACTTGGCGTATCGCGGAAGGTGGTTCGCAAGGTCATTCGTTCTCAAGCGACGGAGTTCCGGTACGAGCGCGAGACGCAGCCGCTCCCGAAGATGGGTGCCTGGAGTGCCGAGCTTGATCGGTTGCTGGCAGGGAATGAGAGCAAGGCGGCGCGGGAACGGCTGACGCTGATCCGGCTATTCGAGGAACTCCGCGGCCTGGGTTATGCCGGCGGCTATGATGCGGTTCGTCGATACGCCCGACGGTGGACCAAGGAACGCGGCACCTCGACAGCGTCGGCTTATGTGCCGCTGAGCTTTGCACCAGGCGAAGCCTACCAGTTCGACTGGAGCCACGAGGTGGTCCTGCTGAGCGGCACCACGGTGATGGTGAAGGCTGCTCATGTTCGGCTCTGTCACAGTCGCATGCTGTTCGTGCGGGCCTATCCGCGGGAGACGCAGGAGATGGTGTTCGACGCCCACGACCGGGCATTCGCCCTGTTCAAAGGCACCTGCACCCGCGGCATCTACGACAACATGAAGACCGCGGTGGAGACGATCTTTGTCGGTAAAGGCCGTCTCTACAATCGCCGCTTCCTGCAGATGTGCAGCCACTATCTGGTCGATCCGGTCGCCTGTACGCCAGCGTCGGGCTGGGAGAAGGGGCAGGTCGAGAACCAGGTCGGGCTGGTCCGGGAGCGCTTCTTCACGCCGCGGCTGCGGTTCAAAAACCTCGACGAGTTAAACGCCTGGCTGCTCGACAAGTGCATCGCCTACGCCAAGGCTCATCGCCATCCGGAGCTGGTCGATCAGACGATCTGGGACGTGTTCGAAGCCGAACGCCCCAAACTCGTTCCCTATGCCGGCCGCTTCGACGGCTTCCATGCGGTGACAGCATCGGTCTCGAAGACCTGCCTGGTGCGCTTCGACAACAACAAGTACTCGGTCGCAGCCAGTGCAGTCGGACGACCGGTCGAGGTTCAAGCCTATGCCGATCGCATCGTGATCCGTCAGGATGGACGTATCGTTGCCGAGCACCCGCGATCCTTTGGCCGCGGCGATACCGTCTACGACCCCTGGCATTATGTGCCGGTGCTCGCCCGCAAACCCGGCGCCTTGCGCAACGGTGCTCCCTTCAAAGACTGGGTGCTGCCGGCCGCGATCGAGCGGATCCGGCGCAAGCTGGCCAGCACCGACGATGGCAATCGGCAGATGGTCGACATCCTCACCGCGGTGCTGACTGACGGTCTGTCCGCGGTGGAAGCGGCTTGTGCCGAAGCGCTCAGTCACAGCGTCCATTCCGCCGATGTCGTTCTCAATATCCTGGCCCGTCAACGTGAACCCGCCCCACCGGCCAACATCATGACGCCGGCCGCACTGACGCTCCGTCATGCACCGATCGCCGATTGTGCCCGCTACGACAACCTCCGGAGGACCATCTGA